Part of the Periophthalmus magnuspinnatus isolate fPerMag1 chromosome 18, fPerMag1.2.pri, whole genome shotgun sequence genome is shown below.
CAACTCtaacccctaaactctgacctctgacctcctcttcAGGGGTTAGAgtttgggggttaaaggtcatcTTCTCTTCTGTGCTTGAATGAGATGGACAAACGGATGGAGAGATGctgagacggagggagagattacatgttgtttactttctgttcacatgttgtttactttttgttcacaTGTTGTTTACTTTCCTTTCACATGTTGTTTACTTTCTGTTCACAAGTTGTTTACTTTCTGTTCACATGTTGTTTACTTTCTGTTCACATGTTGTTTACTTTCTGTTTACAGCTTTACTTTTGTTGCGTTGACCGTACATGTGTCTCTGCAGAGCTGAGCTCTAATTGGTCCATGATGAGTAAACAGAGGCGGGGCTTCCACATCACCAGTGTGCGGTCAGAGcccatcaaccaatcagagtcCTCCACTCGCCGGCCACAGTCCCATGATGCAGTGGGACATCGCTTCAGAGTGGTGCGTTTGGACACGAGGGGGCGCTACCAACGCGGCCGCTGGACGTGTGTCGACCTGCCCACCACGGTacgggactaaacccagactaaacccagactaaacccggactacaccaggactgcaccGGGACTTCACAGAGACTACACCGGGTCTCAactgggactacaccgggactacactgggactacaccgggactacactgGGTCTCAAttgggactacactgggactacaccgggactacaccgggactacactgggactacaccaggactacactgggtctcaactgggactacactgggactacaccgggactacactgggactacaccgggactacactgGGTCTCAACTGGGACTACACCgggtctcaaccaggactacaatGGGACTACACCGGGTCTCAactgggactacaccgggactacactgggactacactgggTCTCAACTGGGACTACACCGGGTCTCaactgggactacactgggactacaccGGGTCTCAacagggactacaccaggtctcaaccgggactacactgggactccACCgggtctcaaccaggactacaatGGGACTACACCGGGTCTCAactgggactacaccgggactacactgGGTCTCAactgggactacaccgggactacactgggactacaccaggtctcaaccgggactacactgggactacaccGGGTCTCAactgggactacaccgggactacaccgggtcTCAactgggactacaccgggactacactgggactacaccaggtctcaaccgggactacactgggactacaccgggactacaccgggtcTTAAccgggactacactgggactacaccaggtctcaaccgggactacactgggactacaccGGGTCTCAactgggactacaccgggactacactgggactacaccgggactacaccgggtctcaaccaggactacaccaggcctAATCCAGGCTCTATTAttctcaaacaggaagtggcgtCGCTGGGGGCAGGACTACGGCGCGTCATGATGATTGACAGCCTGAGACACGCCCACTCCCTGGAGTCGCTGGAGATGATTGGACGAGAGCGAGATAAGGGCACGGGGTTTGTGGTCCTCAGTGGGCCTCCATCTCCCACAATGCATCAGTGTGACCCCGCCCCCCCAAAGCCCCGACCACTGCAGCTACTCACAGATGCacaggtgtgtcagatgccctccctgtgtgtcagattgtgtcaaataccctccctctgtgccagatgccctccctgtgtgtgtcagatgccctccctgtgtgtgtcagatgccctccctgtgtgtcagatgcgctccctgtgtgtcagatgccctccttgtgtgtgtcagatgccctccctgtgtgtcagatgccctccctgtgtgtcagatgcac
Proteins encoded:
- the LOC117386612 gene encoding sperm acrosome developmental regulator-like isoform X1; this encodes MMSKQRRGFHITSVRSEPINQSESSTRRPQSHDAVGHRFRVVRLDTRGRYQRGRWTCVDLPTTEVASLGAGLRRVMMIDSLRHAHSLESLEMIGRERDKGTGFVVLSGPPSPTMHQCDPAPPKPRPLQLLTDAQTLRQCRSQPSSPPHSLNLSHALFSPTHSASCSSSIDNKIEQALDLVKTHLRMAVRDEVQVLRETIRDLQTQNQLLQQENRILRAFTRTGPGLEQD
- the LOC117386612 gene encoding uncharacterized protein LOC117386612 isoform X2 → MMSKQRRGFHITSVRSEPINQSESSTRRPQSHDAVGHRFRVVRLDTRGRYQRGRWTCVDLPTTEVASLGAGLRRVMMIDSLRHAHSLESLEMIGRERDKGTGFVVLSGPPSPTMHQCDPAPPKPRPLQLLTDAQDLVKTHLRMAVRDEVQVLRETIRDLQTQNQLLQQENRILRAFTRTGPGLEQD